From the Manis javanica isolate MJ-LG chromosome 11, MJ_LKY, whole genome shotgun sequence genome, one window contains:
- the LOC118968832 gene encoding olfactory receptor 56B2-like produces MFHDPRHSNGSNVQVSEFLLMGFPGIHEWQHWLSLPLALLYLLALAANILVLHTIKQEAALHQPMYYFLGVLAVVDMGLATNITPKILAILWFNAKVISLPECFAQMYVIHCFMCMESGIFVCMAIDRYVAICQPLRYPSVITESFVVKATVFMALRNTLTTIPVPVLAAQRHYCSQNQIEHCLCSTFAVTSLSCDDRTINKLYQVILVWTLLGSDLGGIILSYVSILQSVLKLNSAEAASKALSTCTSHLILILLFYTVVVVISITHFVPKTVLLITVLLNVLENIIPPALNPMVYALKNKELRQSLHKVLKLNSKGN; encoded by the coding sequence ATGTTCCACGATCCCAGACATTCCAACGGATCTAACGTCCAGGTCTCCGAGTTCCTCCTGATGGGGTTCCCAGGCATTCATGAGTGGCAGCActggctctccctgcccctggctctgctCTACCTCTTAGCTCTTGCTGCCAACATCCTAGTCCTCCACACCATCAAACAAGAGGCAGCACTGCACCAGCCTATGTACTATTTCCTGGGGGTCCTGGCTGTGGTAGACATGGGCCTGGCCACCAACATCACACCCAAGATTCTGGCCATCCTATGGTTCAATGCTAAAGtcatcagcctcccagagtgctttgCTCAGATGTATGTCATACATTGTTTTATGTGCATGGAGTCAGGCATCTTCGTCTGCATGGCTATAGACAGATATGTAGCCATTTGTCAACCACTACGCTATCCGTCAGTAATTACTGAATCTTTTGTGGTCAAAGCAACTGTGTTCATGGCACTCAGAAATACCCTAACTACCATCCCAGTGCCCGTGTTGGCTGCTCAGAGACACTACTGCTCACAGAACCAAATTGAGCACTGTCTGTGCTCTACTTTTGCAGTCACTAGCCTATCCTGTGATGACAGGACAATCAACAAGCTCTACCAGGTAATTCTGGTCTGGACCCTCCTGGGAAGTGACCTGGGTGGGATTATTTTATCCTATGTTTCGATACTCCAGTCTGTGCTGAAGCTGAACTCAGCAGAAGCTGCATCCAAGGCCCTAAGTACCTGCACTTCCCACCTCATCCTAATCCTATTGTTCTACACAGTCGTTGTTGTTATTTCCATCACCCATTTTGTACCAAAAACTGTTCTTCTTATCACAGTTCTACTCAATGTATTAGAAAACATCATCCCTCCTGCCCTCAACCCCATGGTGTATGCACTCAAAAACAAGGAGCTCAGACAGAGCTTACATAAGGTTCTCAAGCTAAACAGCAAAGGCAACTAA